One region of Pogona vitticeps strain Pit_001003342236 chromosome 1, PviZW2.1, whole genome shotgun sequence genomic DNA includes:
- the LOC110076398 gene encoding small ribosomal subunit protein uS14 — protein sequence MGHQQLYWSHPRKFGQGSRSCRVCSNRHGLIRKHGLNMCRQYFHQYAKDMGFVKLD from the coding sequence ATGGGCCACCAGCAGCTCTACTGGAGCCACCCAAGGAAATTCGGACAGGGGTCCCGCTCCTGCCGGGTCTGCTCCAACCGCCACGGCCTGATACGCAAGCATGGCCTCAACATGTGCCGCCAGTACTTCCACCAGTACGCCAAGGACATGGGCTTCGTCAAGTTGGATTAA